The DNA window GCTGGGGCTCCTTCCCGGAAGCAAACTGGATGATCTTCTGCGATGTCTGCAGGAACTGGGATACCCCGGTCCAGGGGTTCCGCCCACCAGGGCACTGCAAGCCAAGAGAGGGAGCAggttggctggggaggcctcccagGTGCTGCCCTCGCCAGCTCACCAAACCCTCAGCTGTGGCctgccagcaatcccatttccaGCCAGTCACCTCAGGCGGGGGACACACTGCCAGGCCAGGTGTCAGGCAGGACTGTGGCGCCACCCCACAACCACAGCAGGCACCACAGCTGACACCACTTGAGCCCAGACAGAGACCGCCAGGAGGAGGCAAGGAGCCCGGCGGCTAGTGCACACAGCCCTTGGGAGGGACCCGGCACCCTGAGACCATTGTCTGGTCACCTGGGAGGATCCTTCTGAGGAAAGTATGTCCCCAGTGGGTATCGGGTGAGGGGGCTACAAAGGGAGAGAGGGCCAGGCCACTTGGTTAGAGAACACCTGTCCACAGGCAAGTCCTTGCTCCTCCTCCAAGCAGTGGCTGCTGTGACCGGCCAGCCGGTACCACCGCTGCCTGCCCTCCCCCGCAGCGTCCACCAGTCGGCCGAACCTGGCAGTCAGTGCCTGGTCAGtgccagggagggagagaggagggtgaGGCTCTGGGCTGGCCTTTCCCCAAGGGATGCCCAGGACAGGTGGCCGGGGGAGCCCCCTGCAGCTGCGTGCTCAGCTTCCCCTCCACGGCCGCACTCACCTTGCCAAAACTGTCTGCATACTCCCGGTACTCAGAAGACATCTCCTGCACAGAAGGGCAGAGCAGGGCTGAGGGGCCTGCCCTCTAGGCGTGGCCACCCCAGGactgggtggggatggggagcagTGGGCAGGAGGGCCCTGAGGGGGCAGGGAGGTGCCCCTCCTTTCCCCTGGCGACCTTGACCCAGGGGCCTTGGGGATTCCGCCCCGACTCACCTGGCTGCTGTGGTGGGCTTTGGTCACCAGCAGCATGCGGCCCACGAGGTCTGTGGTGGACACCCCTTGTGTGCGCTTGCACTCTCTGGGGGACAGAGCGGGAGTGGGGTCTCAGCCTGGGACACTTGGAAGGCTGTCTCCTGCTACCACCACTAGGGACACTAGCGGCCCTGCTGTGGCAGAACCCACGGCTGCCCCAAAGACGAGGGTCCCCTCCCTGCGCAAGGCTATAACAGAAGACCTGGGTTGGGAACGTGGGGAAGGCTTCCACGCTTTTACTGACTAAAGGGAGTGACAGGAGCACAGAAAAGGACCCCTGCTGGGGCTCAGGTGTGCAATGCCGGGGAGAGGGCGGGCACTTGGGCAGTGGCTCTGCTCCCCGCCTCCCTCACACCCACGTCCTGAACGCTGAGCATCTGTAGCTGAATGAATTCTCAGCTGCAGCATCCCGTGCAGGAGCCACTGGCCTCATGTCCCTGACGTCTGGTAATTCAGATATAGTGCCAGCTCCCCAGCAGTGCCAGCCATGTCCCCCGAGTTCAACAGCTGCCACCTCACAAAGCTGTGCCTTTGGAGCCCTGAGGCCACGGGTCTGCAGCACCAAATGGTGAGGGCCTCCAGGCCATCCCACAATGGCACCTCCATCCCTCAAGTTCCCGGTCCTTGGAGTGAGGAACATGACTCAGGGCCCAGACGCTCCCCTCACGGGCTCCCGGGAAATAGCAAAGCACGAGCCAGGAGGGAGCCCAGTGTCCAGCTCCCTGGATGGCCAGGTCCATGGTGGAGACTCACCTGTACCTCCCGGCCTGCTTTACCTCCTCGTAGGTGTCCCGGCCGTCTACAGTCAGGGTGATGTCATCTAGGCAGTGACACACAAGGACAAGGATCCTTAACTCAAAGCCATCAGACCCTTCAGAGCCCAGGACCCTCTCAGCCCCTGGCCTGCCCTAGTGCCCGCGTGCCCATTTCTAGGTAGGGGCCCGGAAACATCTCAGATCCTCGAAGGGCATGGAGGCCCCCTGTTCCCAGATGTCCCACCAGCAGATCTGATCCTGAGCCACCTGATGTCCCCAGGCCCCCAGGCCCACCACTCACTGCCGTGAACACAGAAGTCACAGTTGTATTTGTCCAGGGTCTCTAGTGTAGTGACGTAAGGGGCTGCTGGCACCACCTCGTCCACCCATTTGATGGCCTGCACCATCTTGTATCTCTCCTCCTGAGTGAACACCGGGGGCCCCTTGTGCTTGGCGATCTCCTCTAGGAAAAGGACAACAAGGAGACTGGGGACCCAGCCCACCTGGCTGCTTGCGTACGAGGGCCCTTCCCAGCACCCAGCTGTAGCCACACAAGAGGGCCGGTGGGGGCAGGCTGTCTGTCTCGCCTGGCCCTTAGCCCACTAGTGCTGGTCAACTGGGGTGGCTGTCTCCCCTGTGAGGGTCTCAGGCAAAGGCAGAGATTTCTTCTGAAGAGCAGGTGCTCAGCCCCTGAAGGCTTGGGAGCCATGCTGGGGAGCAGGTGCCCCTTCTCTTTAGCTGGGACAGGAAGTGCAAGATGGGAAAGGCATTAGGCCATCctcagctggggctgggctgggtgaGCCTACAGTGCTCTCCCCTACAGCTGAGCCCTGGCAAGGCGGCCCAGGCCTGCAGGCTTTCAGTCAATGGGCGCAACCCACAGGAGGGCTGGGGGGCCATGGGTGGGCGAGGCCACCTGTGCGTACCATCAGTGTGCACGCCTACGATGAGGTAGTCGCCCATGGCCCGTGCCTGGCGCAGCTGGTTAGAGTGGCCGTAATGCACCATGTCATAGCTGTGGAGACAAAGAGAGTGGGTGGTGCCTGTGCCAAGGGTGGGGGCCAGGTGGCCCTGTGGCTTAGGGGCAGAGTTTTGCTCCTCTGAGGACTCCTTAGGAAGCACTCTGAGAAGCTGCTGCTGGGAGCCCTGGGACTGGGATTCAGAAGATGTAGGTGCTCAGCTCTCCACCCTAATGACTCCTGGGCCTGACGGTGGGACCCCTGTGCCAGATATAGAAAGGGTGGTGGGGGCAGAGACGTCAAGGCCTGGCTGGGTCTAGAGGACTGGTGGGTGCAGGACAGACTGGAGCCCACGGTGAGCTGCAGGGCCACGTGTCCTATCCCCTCACCGAATATCACCTGCCCTGGGCAGTCACTTTAAAATAGGCCAATGTTAACTCTTGGGGTAGGGTTGGATCCTAGACTACAACAAGCGAACAGTCCCTGGGGCTAACCCAAAACAAATCCAACCACAAAATAAAACCTTGGGAATCGCCCTGAAAATCCTGTTTCCTCCTCCCTGACGGCCTCTGAAGCTTCCCAGGCTTAACACTAAGGATGTACAGCCACTGCCTTGCCACCTGGTTCTAGAGTTTTCATTCATAAATCTGGGTCTGCTAACGTGAACTCTCAAGCCCAAAGCTACACAACCCTGTCACCAACTGGGCCCCGCTGGCCTGGCTTCTTCGACACTTCCTTACAGCAGCTGCCCATCCCCTCAAGAGTGGACGAAGCTGTCCCTGCCTCTCCAGGAGAGGTGTGACCCTGGCAGCCCGAACAGTGCACAGAGCTGCTCCACTGCACACCACTGCTTCCTCCCAGCACCCCTGCCACAGTGCACGGAGTCCCAGCAGACATGCAGGGTGAAGTCTGGCGGGCCCATGTACCCACTGGAcaggctggaggggaggaggggtcAGAGGCTAGGCCAGGGGACCACAGCCTGGAATGGGGCTGGGGCCTGGTCAGGGCAAGGTCAAAGTCCACTGACACAAAGCCACATTCCTTCGCCCAGAGGTGACTCAGACACAGGGAACAAGGCCCTGCCTGCTCTCCTGGGAAGGGCTAATCAGAGGCGCTTGCTTCGGGGATTCTATGCGGCAGGCACGTGAAAGGGTCAGAGGTAGCAAATTATCAGTAACGGTCATCTTTCTTTCACTTGTTGACAACCCTAAACTTTTCTTAAAACAATGCCCTCTGTGTGACTGGCCAGGGAAGACCGATTGCATTCTAGCCCCGGGGAGGAGGACCCGGGAGCCCGCGGGCTTCACTGCGGGTCCCGGACAGGCAGGTCACACTCGATGTCCACCTACAGGGACGCTCGCCCGGAGGCCAGGGGAACCCCTGGACCGGAGCCGGGCAAGCTGGTTGCTGGTGGTTACGGAGAAGCAGGGAGGCCGTGGCTCCAGATCTCAGCACGGTGGCTGCACCGGAGGTCGGTGTGACCGGGCGGGGCCTCCGCCAGGGGTAGACCGGGGCGCCCACGGCAGGGCGCGGAGCCTCCGTAGCCCGACCCTCCCGGCGGGTGCGCCCCGCAGCCTGCCAGCCCCGGCCCACGCCAGACGAGGACGCCACCCAGAACGCAGGCCCGGTCCCCGGGCAACGGCTGGCGCGGCGCCCCGGAAGGAAGCCGGTCCCGGCGTCCCCGCGGCCCGCCCCGGTCCCGCGCTCACCAGCCGTCGCACCACACCCTCACGGCGCGCCTGCCTCCCGGGCCCGGCTGCTCTGCGCCGCCTGCAGCCCCGCGCCCGTTCCGGATCATGGCCCCGCAGCGGCGGTGCGGACAGCCTGGCAGCTCCCAGCGACTACAGCGCCGCCACCCGCCCCGCCAGGCGCACGCTCAGCCGCCGTCACGCGGGCCTCACCCGCTGCACACGGCCAATAGCGTGCGCCATTCGGCCCGAGCCCCGCCCCCACCGCCCCCACCGCGCCGCGCGCCCTCCGGCCGGCGCCCCACCCCCGAAGGCCACGCCCCACCGCACCTCCGCGCGCGGCCAATGGCGTGAGCCCCTGACAGAGTCCCACCCCC is part of the Chlorocebus sabaeus isolate Y175 chromosome 16, mChlSab1.0.hap1, whole genome shotgun sequence genome and encodes:
- the PCYT2 gene encoding ethanolamine-phosphate cytidylyltransferase isoform X2 — its product is MIRNGRGAAGGAEQPGPGGRRAVRVWCDGCYDMVHYGHSNQLRQARAMGDYLIVGVHTDEEIAKHKGPPVFTQEERYKMVQAIKWVDEVVPAAPYVTTLETLDKYNCDFCVHGNDITLTVDGRDTYEEVKQAGRYRECKRTQGVSTTDLVGRMLLVTKAHHSSQEMSSEYREYADSFGKCPGGRNPWTGVSQFLQTSQKIIQFASGKEPQPGETVIYVAGAFDLFHIGHVDFLEKVHRLAERPYIIAGLHFDQEVNRYKGKNYPIMNLHERTLSVLACRYVSEVVIGAPYAVTAELLSHFKVDLVCHGKTEIIPDRDGTDPYQEPKRRGIFRQIDSGSNLTTDLIVQRIITNRLEYEARNQKKEAKELAFLEAARRQAAQPLGEHDGDF
- the PCYT2 gene encoding ethanolamine-phosphate cytidylyltransferase isoform X1 — protein: MIRNGRGAAGGAEQPGPGGRRAVRVWCDGCYDMVHYGHSNQLRQARAMGDYLIVGVHTDEEIAKHKGPPVFTQEERYKMVQAIKWVDEVVPAAPYVTTLETLDKYNCDFCVHGNDITLTVDGRDTYEEVKQAGRYRECKRTQGVSTTDLVGRMLLVTKAHHSSQEMSSEYREYADSFGKALTARFGRLVDAAGEGRQRWYRLAGHSSHCLEEEQGLACGQCPGGRNPWTGVSQFLQTSQKIIQFASGKEPQPGETVIYVAGAFDLFHIGHVDFLEKVHRLAERPYIIAGLHFDQEVNRYKGKNYPIMNLHERTLSVLACRYVSEVVIGAPYAVTAELLSHFKVDLVCHGKTEIIPDRDGTDPYQEPKRRGIFRQIDSGSNLTTDLIVQRIITNRLEYEARNQKKEAKELAFLEAARRQAAQPLGEHDGDF